The region GTAAAGGGTAATAGACTAGGGACTTTCCTTTCACATTTTCTTTTCACCCTATTATCATATAATTTTCCAATTCTATACTCTTTGCCTTTCCATTATCTCTAAACATAGTTAAAATATAGTAACaatgtgatatttatatatttatatattatgtaatataatcataataatatttaaaactaaatattaaaaaaaagtgaaacatGTTAACGCCAAGCAGATGTTACTGTCAGTGTTCTTCCCATCCAGCCAGAGCAAATCCCACCGTTCTCTTCCTTCACTATCAGTCCCGAGTTGACtcggttgttgttgttgttgggaGTGGCGGTGAGTCGTGATTTTATTGACTCGACTATGTTTTGATTCAGTGGCTTTAACTCAAACCCTGCCATGCTCATACGCGCTCGCCATTTTCCGAACACTTCACAACGCTCTACACGATCTCTGCCTTCGCATGCTACTGAGTTGTGTAGCTTGCGAGTGAGTCCTTCCTCGAGTCTGACTCGGTCAGAGTTGTTGGTGCTGTTATTGTTATCCCTAGAGGTCATGGCTTCCATGGACTCCAATAAGGCACCGTAAAACGACAGCGTTTCTGCCACGCGAGCCAAAAAAGGTGCTGTGTTTGCATTCATCTCCTGTTCCACTATTGTTACCACGCGCGGGGCGAGTCCCTTCACGCGCCGGAGAAGCTCGTCGCGAGGGTTTTCGGTGGAGACACTCTCATCAGGGATTTTGTGAAGCTTGAACGCAAAATTCACCATGAGAACTTCGTCCTCATTGCATCCCAGCGACTCGCGGGTCAACTCGGTGAGTTTCTGAGTTGGTACAAGTCTGAACTCGAACCCGATCCTCTTCCTTTCTGCTAGACGACTCAGCATGTCTCCGACTGCACGCACTCTGTCTTCGCCGCCGCTCTCGGCCACCGCCACTAGTTTGAGTGTGACGTTCTGTCCACGTGTGGAGAGCGCGTTGAGAAGGTGCGGATACTGCTTTCCCTGTCCAATCTCAAAATCCACCACACAGAACTTGTTTTCCGTTTTCTCCTCAAATGCAGCTTCCAAAATCGCGAGATTCGCAGCCATTAACCCTACCTTAAAACACATGGAGTTTTCCAAAATCAACTGAGTCGACTCGGCGTGTTCATAGCCGAAAAGCTCCGTCACTGGAGGCGGATATTCCACCGGATTCATCCTGGACTTCAACGCCAACACCATGCAATCGGTTAATTTGTCAGTCCGGTTCGGACCGTTCAACCGGTTCAGGATCTCCGTAGCCATATCATATTTTCCTTCCACAATTGCAGATGCGGCTTCCATGAGCGTCTGCCTGGAGCATCCCGAAGCAGGTGAAGCgatggaggaagaagatgacgTAGACGAAGTGGTTGATGAAGTCGGTGATGTTGAGACCAGTTTCTGAACCGGACCGGGACTGATTAAATTCTGATAGGTTTCAGACCACTCGCTGGTGGTTATCACGGACGCAGCATCGGcttctccttcatcttcatCGTTATCTTCCAGAAGTTGTTTCTCCAATTCGAGAAGCCGGTGATCCATGATCTTCTTCTCCGGCTCAACCACCTGAACCGGAACCGGAAGAGGAGCAGAAAGACGAACCCGGTTCTGTGGCATGCCCAAATTGGAGTTCCGATAGCCGAAATTTGGGCTTGGCATGGGCCCAGACCCATTGCTAGGAAGGTTAATGGGCTGGGGACGGAGCTGATGGAGTAAAGGAACACCAAAACGTTGCTGTTGGtaaagggaagggttttggTTATGCAATTCGGGAAAGTTCTCCATGGAACTCTGAGAGAAACTGGTTCGAGGCTTAACTGAACGAAGCAAGAGGTTAGAGAGGACGTGGTTGGGGTTGTTGTTGGGTTGGTTATAGGTTTGGTTATAGGTTTGGAATTCGGTGAGGGTGCGTTTACCGATAAGGGTTGGTGTCTGGCGTTGAGCGATCTGCGAGGCAGGATCTAGAAACATTGCAGGGAGGTTCTGTTGCTGGGTTCGGTAGAGAGGGTGGAGGTTTGCGGTGGCAGTCGCGACGCCGTTTGGGTTGTTCATGGTGGCTGCCGGAATGGATCTACCGGTGAAACCACCCGCTCCGGCAAAATACTCCGATGCCCCACCTCCCCCAGTGAACCCCGGCGATGACATTCTAGGATTCCGCGAAGAAAATAaggaaaaggtaaaaaaaaacagttaaaagGTTGTGTTTTTGAAGGAATGCatcagagaaaaagaaagagagagagtgtgtgttTTGGTTATGTTGTGTGGTGCTTCTTATGGGTTGAAATGATTCTCATGAATATAACGGGAATGGGAAagggttttcttttatttaaaaaatatcgtttataattttatcaacataatataatattacaatattctGTTTTTTTGGGTTTAAAATACAAGGGTGGAATGTTTCGCATCAGAGTTTGTACGCATCGAGATCTGACCgttgatatttttaagattCCAAGATTCAGCTGGAACGGACGGTGATTAGAGTGTGTTTTGCCAGCCGAAACGCACACCTGTGTTGTTGTAATTTAATAACGAACTTGAATTGGCACGCAACCTCTGAGGCGCgtggaaaaagaagaaataaataaagtgaGGATTTGGCAGGGTTGCGTTGTTGTTGTGAAACTTCTGAAAAATGAATGTAAATTGAGAATTTGATAAAGTGTTAGTTGTTAAGAAGGAGATTGCGTTAATCAATCActcagttttctttttcttttttattttattttattttattttatatatttaatattcagTATAGTTGGTGCTGATagatttatatatgtttttttaaaacagGATATTTG is a window of Vigna unguiculata cultivar IT97K-499-35 chromosome 4, ASM411807v1, whole genome shotgun sequence DNA encoding:
- the LOC114181888 gene encoding scarecrow-like protein 8, with translation MSSPGFTGGGGASEYFAGAGGFTGRSIPAATMNNPNGVATATANLHPLYRTQQQNLPAMFLDPASQIAQRQTPTLIGKRTLTEFQTYNQTYNQPNNNPNHVLSNLLLRSVKPRTSFSQSSMENFPELHNQNPSLYQQQRFGVPLLHQLRPQPINLPSNGSGPMPSPNFGYRNSNLGMPQNRVRLSAPLPVPVQVVEPEKKIMDHRLLELEKQLLEDNDEDEGEADAASVITTSEWSETYQNLISPGPVQKLVSTSPTSSTTSSTSSSSSIASPASGCSRQTLMEAASAIVEGKYDMATEILNRLNGPNRTDKLTDCMVLALKSRMNPVEYPPPVTELFGYEHAESTQLILENSMCFKVGLMAANLAILEAAFEEKTENKFCVVDFEIGQGKQYPHLLNALSTRGQNVTLKLVAVAESGGEDRVRAVGDMLSRLAERKRIGFEFRLVPTQKLTELTRESLGCNEDEVLMVNFAFKLHKIPDESVSTENPRDELLRRVKGLAPRVVTIVEQEMNANTAPFLARVAETLSFYGALLESMEAMTSRDNNNSTNNSDRVRLEEGLTRKLHNSVACEGRDRVERCEVFGKWRARMSMAGFELKPLNQNIVESIKSRLTATPNNNNNRVNSGLIVKEENGGICSGWMGRTLTVTSAWR